TTAACTGGTTTGAGAGCATGTTTAggtcatatttaaaaaaacgctaatttaatgtaaaaatattttaaataagcaaaatttatacaaattaacaaaatatttttaaagttatggATGAAAtttttcatcataaaatattccgcgctttcaaagcgcgggttaaAATTTTGTTAGGGTTAAACCTAAAGATTTcactcattttttataaatagaaagctaatttctttcttatttccCATCAAAAATCCAGTGCAAAACCCTTTAGAGTTCCAAAGAAATTAGAAATCCTAGCCATCAATGTAccctttctcttctttcttttgaagTAACCAAACCAATGGTGCTATGCGAGAGAATATATCATCAGACACAACAGTTTGAAGAACTTGTAGTGCCATCATATCTTTTGATGATGCTTCTTCCCATTGATTTCTCAGCTGCAACACTCTAGGAGTTTCCTCTGTTTGTGCTGGTTGGTTTAAAACTCCATTCTCCACCACTGTCAcagtttttgagtttttaaaattgttgTCTTTTTAATTCGTCTGAAATCATACTTTTTGCCATCAAATATGAGAATCACTTATTGCATTGTTGTTTCTATCGTTTCAATTTTTCCATGAATCTTTTTTTGCAAATACTTAACAGTTTTTGTGCTTTAGTTGGTCCTTGAATCAATAAccctctgataccatgtaaaagAAACTGTAGTTTCTAGAATAAAACAAAGAGTAAGAGATGAATCTTTTAAAGAGAGAACAAATGATTTTATGTCATAATCTATATGATTGTGTTCATTGCAAACTAAAGGAATCAGaacttcattttttattaataaaatagaaatcttAACTTGTTTAACAACATAACAACAAAGGTTTAAATCGAAAATGAAACATTACACAGTGAAAATTTGCATCTCTTCATTGCATCCAGGGCCGGCTAAAGGTTATGAAGGCCCCTGggcaaaaacattaattaaacctcttaattaattaattatgatattataattaaaatattattaaaatattattaaaatattaaacaaagtaaccaaatttattattttcattttcaatttttagcTTTTAAATACTTAGATTACTATGTCACTAAATTATTGTCAAAAATTAACACTAAagtatcaaatataaaaatctgggcctttgttattaaaaaaaaatatatggaccctttatgttattaaaatttgcTGGTGCACTATTTGTTCTAGCCGGCCTTGATTGCATCTTTTCTACGCATCTCTTCAGTGAAGAGTTGTGTTATTACAAATGAAGAGTTGTCTCAATTTCTCTTTAGAACTCTTAAATAAATCTAGTTAACCAAAAGTCACAATCCATAACACAAGCATCCTTTAACTAAACTCAATTACAATTTACAACCAACAAATTGTACATGTGGCTTCCAATTGCGAGTCTGCTTTTGTAGGAGACATGACTGCATTCCCAGTCTATTGTTTCCTGAAGAAAAGAACAATGCATAATTTGGAGAGGGTGATGATGACAATACGAGCTATGTAATTGCTCAGTTTATGAGATCATGATTCTTTTCTTGTAACACAACGATTTCTATTGACTAGACAACTATGGAGAGAATAAGATATGCTTTAAATGAATCTCTACAATTGTTTTCATCGGCTTTtgggatcttcttcttcgttattttctttgctttgattttatttttttggttaatattttaacatgGCTTTAATCTGATGATTATGATGTATGTTCATGCGTGTCAATTTTATACTTGTGAAAACTtgcataaataataaaaatacctaAAATGTTATAAGACTTCTAAACTATATTCAATATTAGTGGCTATTTAGCTGACAGAGGAGGCTAAGAATATTTGTAACCATAATTCAgtacaaattacaaaataatgaCATTATGTAGACGAGAAACTAGAAGATGTTTAAGACAATACTGTGATGTGACTGGAGTTTTAGTAATAACGAGTGTTGACGTAACTAATAATTGTAATAGTCAAATTTATTAGTGTGACAGATTGgtgatgatttatattttttcgcATCAAATTGTCTTTCTATTACTAAAACTAAAGGTGGTCTGAAAATCGAGACTGGAataaaaaaccaacaaaataaactTCCCTATGTAAAGATCGTCCAGTTCTAGATAGAGAATCTGAAATAGCATTTTGCCCTCGAGGAATGAAGGATATATTGAATGCTTGGAGATGCCTTTGAAGAGTATTTATATCTTCTAGCTCTGTTGAAAAGTTTAGCCATATACGAGGTTCATTAATCAAAGTGTTATAACTACCTACAGTCCATTCCAAAATTATCACAAATTGAATGATGTAACATACTCTCCATCGCCCATGTGACAATAATGTATTACTAAACTTTCGTTGTAGTGAGCTACAGAATTGGGACATTCTAATCGTCTAGACTATGTTTTTCTGAGTAATTGTAAGGGTAttgttacttttaattttcGTCACTGTTATTGACAtaccagttacaaaaaaatttcacaaaCTATGACGTTTTTGTTACGAAAAAAATTTGTGACGGTTTATAACTTGTCACAATGATTATATTGTTACAAAATTGTGTTCACGGTGACAAAACAATCTGTCACAATACAATTATTTTCTTGTAACGAGAAGATCCCAATCCTGAGAAATGTACCATTGACAATCACATTGTGCTGACGACGGAACATGGAAAATGCCATGAGGCAATCTCCATCGCTTTACTGAAATGGAATGCCAGCTTGGAAGGGTTAAAGGAAAGGTTGGAGACCAGGATGAATGCATCAACGAACTGGAGGTCTTGGATGCCGCGCTCCGTGCTCAGTTGAAAGAAACACAGGACTCGTTGGTGAGATCCAAAGAAACAGCCATGATTAGAGAAGTTGAGCTTAGGAAACATCTAGGTGATGCCCCGCGAGAGAGCTGTAAGCGCCGAGATCATCTCCATCTGGAATTGAAATCCCACGCAGAAAATATCTGGCAGGTGAATATTTCTAAGATGAAGGATATGTGTGAGGTTGAGAGGAGGGTTCTCTGATCTTCCTTCAAGAAGTATCGGTTCCGGTTTGAGAAGGTCAAGTGGGCTCTGGTTGATTCAAACTTCGTTCAAGAGAACGTCCTACTGGTCTCTCAAGCTGCTGGAAGGATCGACATGATCAACGAATTAATACTCAAATATTTTCCTAGTTTGGAAGACGATCTGGTCCAACGGGATCAGTCCATTCAGGACTTCCGGGCTGAAATCTCACGAAGAAAATATCTGGCAGCTGAATATTTCTAAGATGAAGGAGATGTGTGAGGTTGAGAGGAGTGTTCTCTGATCTGCTGATAGAGAGCGGAAGCTAGGGTTTGAGAGATCAAGGCGTTTGATCTTCAAACAAGTAACGTGTTCTCGAAGTAAATTCGAAAACAGGAAGATAAGGGCgcgaatactcttcgcagtgctTCGAAAGCTCTTTAAAACCAAAACTCAATAATTCTTATTAATCAAAGCGTAGCTTACATCTATTGTTAGCTTCTCTATTTATATTAGCTAGAAATCATAATACCTAAAGGATTTGGAAAACCTTAACCTAAAGGAAATAATACTTAtgaaataaaaggaaaacaaagcCGATATGTCGAAAAGGAAATAATCCTAATTAGTCTTGGAGTtgtgatcatccatgatcacGACTTGCGCTACATCAGGTCTCCCCTGGTGAGAAGGATTcgaccacgaatccggatcatAATTGTCGCCATGATAAGGAGAAAGATGTTTCACGCTGAAGACGTCTGATGTGCGAAGATGTTGAGGAAGCCGAAGGCGATATGCATTTGGATTAATTCGTTCCAGAATTTCGATAGGACCAATCTTGCGAGATTTGAGTTTATTATACTCACTGGCAGGAAGACGATCACGAGTAAGAACCACCCATACAAGGTCACCTGGAGAAAATATGAGCTCGCGACGTTTTCGATCAGCTGCGGTTTTGTACTTAGAAGTAGAGGCGTCAAGGTTATCATGAGCAAGATGATGAACCTGTTGAATCTGAGACACAAAGTCGATGGCCTCGCCATGAAAACGCGTCTGGTCGGGCACTGTTGCCAAATCGAGTGGACCACGAGGAATGAGGCCGTAAACCACCTGAAAAGGACAATAACCCGTGCTCCTATTTAAAACGTGATTATACGTAAATTCGGCCTGATCCAGTTTACTGTCCCACATCTTGAGATTGTCGCCAACCAAACAACGCAACAAATTACCAAGCGAACGGTTGGTGACCTCCGTTTGACCATCGAACTGAGGATGATATGCCGAACTCATATCCAAACTGGTGCCAAGTATTTTTCCAAAGAGAACGCCAAAAATGACTCAAGAACCGTGTATTGCGATCGGAGACTAACGACGTGGGTAATCCATGCAACCTGTATATTTCTCGAAAGAAAAGTACAGCTACTGTTACTGCGTCCGTGGTCTTCTTACATGGAATGGAATGCAATGGGCCATCTTAGAGAACCGATCAACCACTACAAAAATAGATTCGAAACCCTTTTGAATCCGAGGAAGACCGAGTTCAAAATCAAAACTGTACTTAATAcgaattcattattttttactttaataacTTTGGTGTTTCCTTATTAATTCTGTTaatttggtttatttatttttaatggctTTAGTTATGTTTGATTATGTAACCTATTAAATACAGTATACAAGGTATTTTCCTACACCATGTGCAGAAATAAAAgttctatatttaaaaataaaatgttgttattttatttttgcttacaatatttcaattaaaaattttaatttaattatatgtaaaacttaagataaaataagttttttttttctttaaatttatatttaataagatatatgtatatatttaaaattatatttttggaaatgttttttatctctttcttttggttatactaaatcaaactttaaaaaactaaaaaatattttgttaggtATATAATTATCGaaacataaatctaaataataatatatttcttgtagatattaaaaaaaactatcggtAATGGgattagaaattatattttttaaactgcaTAAATTCTtgaagataatttttttgtaataaaattataaaactaaaaatatgataaaatcatatttcaaaaattgtaaaatgttattatagttatatttctactattttgttatttattattatattaatgatgatttatgagttattaccatattaaaacttatcaaaaatataaaaaaaaacattaaatataaatgtgcATGTCACAATTAGTTTCAAATCATGTCATCATTGTTAGTACAGTAgaacctttataaattaataatgttgagactttgaaattttattaatttatagagatattaatttacaaaattatccttatttagattttttattttaagatatatttattctaagataagaaaaatatttgatttcagTGTATAGacactaaattttatttttgaaatttatattagttttaatatattatttagtgtatataatatttatttcatagaatttaaatgtggttttagatttaatattactaaatctcatcaaaatatattaagtattaaaaaatattaagataattccattgtaaatataaaacaaataatataataatagatttttacttatataaaatatgtataaatataaattattaatttataattttaatgggctcatatatttaaatagaattttataaaaaaatattatcttatttttttatcgatttgtgtcaaattttgaatcgGTCCAAGTTGAGACcagcaaaatttattaatttgtagaaattattaatttatcgattattaatatatagaggttctactgtatgtCATgcgatcattttttttttcaaaatcaatgtggTTATCACATGTCAAATTACTTTTCAACTAATATCTAAGGGATTCTCGAATAATGTTTAGGTGATTAGTGGACTAATATGCGAATAATTCataacaaaacattaatatagTTACGAGACAAACTTAAATTATAACGTTTTGTTTCAACAATTACGTACATGTTACATATTCAACAAATCTACCGTGCTTTAGGTTCTTTGATCTCCGAAAATACTCCCCAACTCGATCCGCTCTTCTCATCACGAGCAAGACGAGCAGAATCATCGTTGGTCGTAGTAGATTTCGACACGTGTCCTGTAGTCCTACTAAACAAGTCATCTTCTCCTTCAGTCGTCGTACCTACCTCACCACGTGTCGGCAGATCCAGAGAGTCAACGCCATTCTTATTCGTAGCAGTCTCGTGAAGCTGAAGCGCAAACTCAAGCGCCCAGACGACGTCGTTCATCGGTGGCCGTTCGGTACCACGATCTTGAACACATCTCACGGCAATCTCACAGAACTTCTCCAGTGATACAGGAGTAATATCAGCCGTCAGATCTGCGTCGACGATCTGATCAGCGGTCCCGTTTTTGTAATTTGACTTCACCCATCGGACCAAATCTGCTTCTTCTCGTGGGACATTTTCTAGTTTGACCGGTCTACAACATAGAACTTCGAACAGAACAACTCCAAAGGAGTACACGTCggatttttccgtcaaaacttGACGGCGGTAATACTCAGGGTCCAAGTAACCAAACGAACCTTTAACTACGGTCGAGACGTGGGTTTGAGAGGCACTAGTAGGACCCACTTTTGATAACCCAAAGTCAGAGACTTTAGCTATGTAGTTCTCATCAAGAAGTATGTTGGTTGTTTTGATGTCTCTATGTATGATCATGTGCTTCGCGCCTGTATGAAGATACTGTAGTCCACGAGCCGCTCCGATGCATATCTCTAACCTCCGTGTCCACGATAATGGAGGATCAAAAGCCTTGTTTCTCTTGTAGAGATGGTCTCTAAGTGTGCCATGTGGCATATACTCGTAGACAAGAACCATCTCATTCTCATCTTCGCAAAATCCTATTAAGGAAACGAGATGTATGTGACGGAGCATTGTGAGCATCTCCAGCTCTGTGTCAAACTCTTTAGCACCTTGGTTTGATGATATTTCTAACCGTTTAACAGCCACAAGCGTGGTTCCACCATCGATTCTTCCTTTGTAAACGGGACCGAACCCGCCTACTCCAACGATTAGCTCTTTCTCGAAATTGTTTGTGGCGGATTTGATTTCCTCGATTGTGAATCTACGGCAGAGATCTGACGGGAGAGATGTGGCTGATCTGGTATGCGAGGACCCGGTAACAAGCGGAAGATGAGTCCACGGGTCCTTAGGCTTGCTCTTGGTATCTACGTTCAACtcatttgtcttcttcttcttctttctcctttttatgataagaacaacaacaactacaaacATTGCTAGCACAACGACAGAACCAACAACTCCAAGTGCTATTATTACCAAAACATGTGACATGCCTTTGTCATTTCCGACATCTTGCGGTATAGAGTTTGGTGTAGGAAAAGGATTTGGGCCAGAGAGATTACCGTCAGAAACATTAAGCTTGAGAATCTCTACACCATTCAGAATTGCATCATAATACTTTGGAAGAACTTCGTTAAAAGGATGCAAGTCAAGTCGTAGATCACGGCTCTTACCACTCTCGTCACCAACATATACAATGAAATCTAGATACATCGGTTTCCGAGAACCACCACTCAAGTATATCACGTCGGTTTCAGGTTTAGCCATCTGACTATTGATGAAGATAGAGAAGATTCGTTGGCCCGGTCCGGTCAAATCCGGTAGAGTCTCACAGAAATGAAGCCTAACTAGGTAGGTAAACCCGGCATCGACCATGAAGAGCCACGTTAAGTTGAAATTCAAGTTGAGCTTAGGGTTATCTATGTTCCCCATTGAACGAGACGTCTTGTACACGTCTTCAGGCGCAACGTAAGCCGGAGTTTTCTCCGTGTAGTTTATAGCGACACCCTCTACCTCCGGTTTGATTCCTGAATTCTCACTGAGTATGGACTCATCATCGGAAAGCCATCGTCGTAACATACCCGTGGTGTCACCGTCGACCTCTTGTCCTCCAACGTTTAACCGGTAAACGGTCTCGAAAGCCGTCGTGTTGTCTATAATGAAGTCTACGTTGCTGCTACCAACGTTAGTTATCACGTCGTCAAATCCTCCCTTTGAGTAAAACCGATCAGGCATGGACACAATCTCGATTCCGTTGACAAACGCTAACGACTTAGACGGCGTGAAGGTGAGATTTAGCGTCTGGTAAACCGGAACGATAAACTCCTtgattaatgattttgattccGGTTTGGAAGCTTTTACCGTTAAATCAGCGCTGAAGTTCTTCAAGAGAGTGAAACCGTTGACGTTGACGGAGAAGAAGGAATTGACGGCGTCGAAACCGGATCCGTAACGGGTCGGGTAAAAGTATAACCGGAG
The DNA window shown above is from Brassica oleracea var. oleracea cultivar TO1000 unplaced genomic scaffold, BOL UnpScaffold00667, whole genome shotgun sequence and carries:
- the LOC106319867 gene encoding putative receptor-like protein kinase At5g39000 — encoded protein: MISHALLILSVLFSSTVPGQGATAAYVPIDLFLFNCGANSDVSDSGRNWTAENRKTLPSNSGDASFSSDASFQESGVPLVPYKTARIFRSDFTYSFPVSPGWKFLRLYFYPTRYGSGFDAVNSFFSVNVNGFTLLKNFSADLTVKASKPESKSLIKEFIVPVYQTLNLTFTPSKSLAFVNGIEIVSMPDRFYSKGGFDDVITNVGSSNVDFIIDNTTAFETVYRLNVGGQEVDGDTTGMLRRWLSDDESILSENSGIKPEVEGVAINYTEKTPAYVAPEDVYKTSRSMGNIDNPKLNLNFNLTWLFMVDAGFTYLVRLHFCETLPDLTGPGQRIFSIFINSQMAKPETDVIYLSGGSRKPMYLDFIVYVGDESGKSRDLRLDLHPFNEVLPKYYDAILNGVEILKLNVSDGNLSGPNPFPTPNSIPQDVGNDKGMSHVLVIIALGVVGSVVVLAMFVVVVVLIIKRRKKKKKTNELNVDTKSKPKDPWTHLPLVTGSSHTRSATSLPSDLCRRFTIEEIKSATNNFEKELIVGVGGFGPVYKGRIDGGTTLVAVKRLEISSNQGAKEFDTELEMLTMLRHIHLVSLIGFCEDENEMVLVYEYMPHGTLRDHLYKRNKAFDPPLSWTRRLEICIGAARGLQYLHTGAKHMIIHRDIKTTNILLDENYIAKVSDFGLSKVGPTSASQTHVSTVVKGSFGYLDPEYYRRQVLTEKSDVYSFGVVLFEVLCCRPVKLENVPREEADLVRWVKSNYKNGTADQIVDADLTADITPVSLEKFCEIAVRCVQDRGTERPPMNDVVWALEFALQLHETATNKNGVDSLDLPTRGEVGTTTEGEDDLFSRTTGHVSKSTTTNDDSARLARDEKSGSSWGVFSEIKEPKAR